The following are from one region of the Polynucleobacter sp. MWH-CaK5 genome:
- a CDS encoding heavy metal translocating P-type ATPase, with protein MSECNTSCSCSTSTPVTKASEIRSKNKAIYRIENMDCPTEEALIRKKLASVSGIESLDFNLMQRMLTVGHNLNSLDAIESALGSIGMQAVLQSGETSTKGGSIEPMPKTNWWPLAVAGITATLAEIMELLQLGNQWIVITLVIASIASGGLTTYKKGWIALKNSNLNINALMSIAVTGAMAIGSWPEAAMVMFLFTLAEVIEAKSLDRARNAIRGLLDLTPETATVQQADGSWVLTDVKAIALGALVRVRPGERIALDGILISGNSAVNQAPITGESLPVDKIVGDEVFAGTINQTGSFEYKVTAEATHSTLARIIHAVEAAQGSRAPTQRFVDQFAKIYTPAVFLLAVLVAVLPPLLMAQSWQEWIYKALVMLVIACPCALVISTPVTIVSGLAAAARKGILIKGGAFLEAGRSMKVLAVDKTGTLTYGKPAQTDFFALSSNDKHIHEIAISLAARSDHPVSLAIAHANQEQKNDLMTVDSFEAILGRGVKGVIEGNLYYLGNHRLIEELGLCSDDIENRLLPLEQQGKTAVLLTNQTEVLAIIAVADTVRETSKQAIDGLHQLGVTTIMLTGDNEHTAKAIGKQVGVDEIVGNLLPEDKLKIIDSRLKKDPNVKVGMVGDGINDAPALARASIGFAMGAAGTDTAIETADVALMDDDLRKIATFIRLSKSTALILTQNIVLALGIKAIFLVLTFTGQATMWMAVFADMGASLLVVANGLRLLRS; from the coding sequence ATGAGCGAATGCAATACCTCCTGTAGTTGTTCTACATCAACCCCTGTGACAAAGGCTTCTGAGATACGGAGCAAGAATAAGGCCATCTATCGCATTGAAAATATGGACTGCCCAACTGAAGAGGCGCTTATTCGCAAAAAGCTAGCGAGTGTAAGCGGCATTGAGTCGCTGGACTTTAACTTAATGCAAAGGATGCTCACGGTTGGTCACAATCTCAACTCACTTGACGCTATCGAGTCCGCTTTGGGTTCAATTGGAATGCAGGCGGTGCTACAAAGTGGTGAGACTTCTACAAAGGGCGGCTCGATTGAGCCTATGCCTAAAACCAATTGGTGGCCATTAGCTGTTGCAGGTATCACTGCAACCTTGGCTGAAATTATGGAATTGCTGCAACTTGGTAATCAGTGGATTGTCATCACTCTAGTAATCGCCTCAATTGCTTCGGGGGGCCTGACCACTTATAAAAAGGGCTGGATTGCATTAAAGAATAGCAATCTCAATATCAATGCCTTAATGTCAATTGCAGTCACAGGCGCGATGGCGATTGGCAGTTGGCCAGAAGCCGCCATGGTGATGTTCTTATTTACTCTAGCTGAAGTAATTGAAGCCAAGTCATTAGATCGTGCTCGTAATGCGATTCGTGGCTTATTAGACCTCACCCCTGAAACCGCAACCGTTCAGCAAGCCGATGGCTCTTGGGTGCTAACGGATGTAAAGGCTATCGCTTTAGGTGCTTTAGTTCGAGTGCGTCCTGGAGAGCGAATAGCTTTAGACGGCATATTAATAAGTGGTAACTCGGCAGTAAATCAAGCGCCAATCACGGGTGAGAGCCTACCCGTCGATAAGATAGTTGGCGATGAGGTATTTGCGGGAACGATAAATCAGACAGGATCGTTCGAATACAAAGTTACTGCAGAAGCGACTCATTCAACGCTAGCTCGAATTATTCATGCAGTAGAAGCGGCGCAAGGAAGTCGTGCGCCCACCCAGCGTTTTGTTGATCAATTCGCCAAGATCTATACGCCAGCTGTTTTTTTGCTTGCGGTGTTAGTCGCTGTTTTGCCTCCATTGTTAATGGCGCAGTCATGGCAAGAGTGGATCTATAAAGCATTAGTCATGTTAGTGATTGCCTGCCCTTGTGCTTTGGTGATCTCAACACCAGTAACGATTGTGAGTGGCTTAGCAGCCGCTGCAAGAAAAGGCATCTTAATTAAAGGAGGCGCTTTTTTAGAAGCAGGACGGAGCATGAAGGTCTTAGCAGTAGATAAGACAGGGACACTAACCTACGGGAAGCCTGCACAAACGGACTTTTTTGCATTAAGTAGCAATGACAAGCATATTCACGAAATTGCCATCAGTCTTGCAGCACGATCTGATCATCCCGTATCTCTAGCAATTGCCCATGCTAATCAAGAGCAAAAGAATGATTTAATGACTGTAGATAGCTTTGAGGCGATTCTGGGTCGCGGTGTCAAAGGCGTTATTGAGGGTAATTTGTATTACCTTGGCAATCATCGACTGATTGAAGAATTGGGTTTGTGCTCTGATGATATTGAGAATCGTTTATTACCACTCGAGCAGCAAGGCAAAACGGCCGTATTGCTTACCAACCAAACAGAGGTTCTAGCCATTATTGCGGTAGCCGATACTGTTAGAGAAACAAGCAAGCAGGCTATTGATGGGCTTCACCAATTAGGTGTGACTACCATCATGCTCACTGGTGACAATGAGCACACCGCCAAGGCAATAGGTAAGCAGGTGGGTGTCGATGAAATTGTGGGTAATTTATTGCCTGAAGATAAGCTCAAAATAATTGACAGTCGCCTAAAAAAGGATCCCAATGTAAAGGTAGGCATGGTTGGAGATGGCATTAATGATGCCCCCGCTTTAGCAAGAGCAAGTATTGGATTTGCGATGGGGGCGGCTGGAACCGATACTGCGATAGAGACTGCTGATGTTGCGCTAATGGATGATGATTTACGCAAGATTGCTACCTTTATTCGGCTATCCAAATCAACCGCTCTAATTCTGACTCAAAACATTGTTCTTGCTCTAGGCATTAAGGCTATCTTCCTTGTGCTTACCTTTACAGGGCAAGCCACGATGTGGATGGCGGTATTTGCGGATATGGGTGCGAGCTTGCTAGTAGTGGCAAATGGATTGCGGTTATTAAGAAGTTAG
- a CDS encoding DUF6876 family protein produces MNSSKTHVLNQLSQFTGTEFYYPLWPKVLLTDGTKYLAETVGCYWLMDAIASHVMHLGSNEGFTSCSLTCTNGSGNLTITDGNGNVLAKQRIPYTDFPFNEISLYACLNEDKWVILLPSEY; encoded by the coding sequence ATGAATTCTTCAAAAACTCACGTTTTGAATCAATTGAGTCAATTTACTGGCACCGAGTTCTACTACCCCTTATGGCCTAAAGTCTTACTAACCGATGGCACCAAGTACCTAGCGGAAACCGTGGGTTGCTACTGGCTAATGGACGCCATAGCCAGCCATGTCATGCACTTAGGCAGCAATGAGGGCTTTACTAGCTGTAGCCTAACTTGCACCAATGGTTCAGGTAACTTAACCATTACCGATGGCAACGGCAATGTACTAGCTAAGCAACGCATTCCGTATACAGACTTTCCATTTAATGAGATTAGCTTATATGCTTGTTTAAATGAAGATAAGTGGGTGATTTTGCTGCCTAGTGAATACTAG
- a CDS encoding Rieske 2Fe-2S domain-containing protein — MSSTDQTNASEDDFEPLIQAGHCICPSDRIQDQEEGFRFMVRTSDIAGMVGSIDHRVDETLPAFVIRFDGQAHAYLNRCAHVAMELDWQPGQFFTNDKTAIICASHDAQYLPDTGECISGPCPHGSRLIKLQIEEKAGEIFLCQAN; from the coding sequence ATGTCCTCAACCGATCAGACCAACGCCTCTGAAGATGACTTTGAACCTCTGATTCAGGCCGGTCATTGCATTTGCCCTAGTGATCGCATTCAAGATCAAGAGGAAGGCTTTCGTTTCATGGTCAGAACTTCTGACATTGCAGGCATGGTTGGATCAATTGACCATCGTGTAGATGAAACATTGCCCGCTTTTGTGATTCGTTTTGATGGTCAGGCACACGCTTATCTGAATCGTTGCGCTCATGTGGCAATGGAACTGGATTGGCAACCAGGTCAATTCTTCACAAATGACAAAACAGCCATCATTTGTGCATCGCACGATGCGCAATATTTACCTGATACCGGTGAATGTATTTCTGGACCATGTCCACATGGATCGCGCCTGATTAAATTGCAAATTGAAGAGAAGGCCGGCGAGATTTTTCTTTGTCAAGCTAATTAA
- a CDS encoding TonB-dependent siderophore receptor yields the protein MAYTPKLNHIAGACALLFFINSQTFAQSETQLSPVVVTGETENLISQEIQAGFGGKWIDQTKSVNTVTREQIDKTMAQKTSEVLKNDSSVQANYSPLGYYESFAIRGFGLDFGTAYQLNGMPLAAEAHIPLENKERVEVIKGVSGAETGAISPGGYINFVTKRPTHINSATVGYGERGTFSQAVDFGRWLNQEKTLGIRLNAANETIKPYAKEATGDRKFVSAAIDASLSSRTKIETDFDYQKKSQFTQPGWQLLGGTTLPQINPEQVLAIQPWRKPTTTEQTNFGTRLTHELESGWKLNTGYQISRIVTSDNSSFPWGCRENLAGTFNYDSVSESYGKYPVNSNNFCSNGDFTISDFHSDGEIHQNQQGKFELSKKLFANDVEHYLNIGASRFHRRVAQPKYVWTDAREVGGKYGNYYDNDPADTVIPSDFAYGNIYTSPNGASIYPSAATYPSVDKFGYSNTQDSIYINNKIDPKNSYVYFISGKIINSREEWATPYKLGNSDDIKFLPSLAVQKRVSASDVIYTSYAKGLELGGRAPIIATNANSVMPIKETQQWEIGYKSLITSNLQSSIALFEISKPYEYTTTLNGNYDEFVQRGTQKHTGLELGLSGRATNRLSIQTSAMVIDAVTEGTGDQFDGMKAMNVPKFKLSTFASYRLPSLEQTALNGGWVYEGSKYAKRDNSVKVPGYHRFDAGLSQNLKMNNTKTTLSLYVENLFDKGYWRDVSEYLGDAYLIPGAPRIIRATAKFDF from the coding sequence ATGGCTTATACGCCAAAACTGAACCACATTGCAGGTGCATGTGCCCTGCTGTTTTTTATCAACTCACAGACATTTGCTCAATCTGAGACGCAGTTATCACCGGTGGTGGTGACTGGTGAGACTGAAAATCTAATCAGCCAAGAAATTCAAGCTGGATTTGGTGGCAAGTGGATTGACCAAACCAAATCAGTCAACACTGTTACTCGTGAACAAATTGATAAAACCATGGCTCAAAAAACGAGTGAGGTTTTGAAAAATGATTCTTCAGTTCAGGCGAACTATTCCCCTCTAGGTTATTACGAATCCTTCGCAATCCGTGGTTTTGGATTAGATTTTGGAACGGCCTATCAATTAAATGGCATGCCCTTAGCTGCTGAAGCGCACATACCTCTTGAAAACAAAGAACGAGTTGAGGTTATCAAGGGGGTTTCTGGTGCAGAGACTGGTGCGATTTCACCTGGTGGCTACATTAACTTTGTAACTAAAAGACCTACTCACATCAATAGCGCAACTGTTGGCTATGGCGAAAGAGGAACTTTTTCACAGGCTGTCGATTTTGGAAGATGGCTTAATCAAGAGAAAACATTAGGCATTCGATTAAACGCTGCTAACGAAACAATCAAGCCTTATGCCAAGGAAGCAACGGGTGATCGTAAATTTGTAAGTGCTGCAATTGACGCCTCTTTATCATCAAGAACTAAGATTGAAACTGATTTTGACTATCAAAAGAAAAGTCAGTTTACGCAACCAGGATGGCAACTATTAGGTGGCACGACCCTACCTCAAATCAATCCCGAACAAGTTTTAGCCATTCAACCATGGAGAAAGCCTACAACTACTGAACAAACGAACTTTGGCACAAGGCTTACGCATGAATTAGAGAGTGGCTGGAAGTTAAATACTGGATATCAAATTAGCAGAATTGTTACAAGTGACAATAGTTCGTTTCCGTGGGGATGCCGGGAGAATTTAGCTGGTACTTTTAATTACGATAGCGTTAGCGAATCTTACGGAAAATACCCTGTCAACTCAAATAATTTCTGCAGCAATGGTGACTTCACTATCTCTGATTTCCATAGTGACGGTGAGATCCACCAAAATCAACAAGGTAAATTTGAGCTATCAAAAAAACTTTTTGCCAATGACGTAGAACACTATTTAAATATTGGTGCATCAAGATTTCATAGAAGAGTAGCTCAGCCAAAGTATGTTTGGACAGACGCCCGTGAGGTTGGAGGTAAATATGGTAACTATTACGATAACGATCCAGCCGATACTGTCATACCTAGTGACTTTGCTTATGGAAACATTTATACCTCACCAAATGGCGCCAGCATTTATCCAAGCGCGGCGACATATCCCAGTGTAGATAAATTTGGATATTCAAATACTCAGGATAGTATTTATATCAACAACAAAATTGATCCGAAAAATTCTTATGTTTATTTCATTTCTGGAAAAATCATTAACAGTCGGGAAGAATGGGCAACACCATATAAGCTAGGTAATTCAGATGATATTAAATTTTTACCAAGCTTAGCAGTACAAAAAAGAGTTAGCGCATCTGACGTCATCTACACATCTTATGCAAAGGGACTTGAGCTTGGAGGACGCGCTCCTATTATTGCTACCAACGCCAATAGCGTCATGCCTATTAAAGAAACGCAACAATGGGAAATTGGTTATAAGTCTTTAATAACAAGCAATCTTCAATCAAGCATTGCTTTATTCGAAATATCAAAGCCCTACGAATACACCACAACTCTCAATGGAAACTACGATGAATTTGTTCAGCGTGGCACTCAAAAACATACCGGCCTTGAACTTGGCTTGAGTGGACGAGCAACAAATCGCTTAAGCATTCAGACTTCAGCCATGGTGATTGATGCAGTTACAGAGGGTACCGGCGATCAATTTGATGGAATGAAAGCCATGAATGTACCTAAATTCAAGCTCTCAACCTTTGCGAGCTATCGCCTACCAAGCCTTGAGCAAACCGCCTTAAATGGAGGTTGGGTCTATGAAGGCAGCAAATATGCAAAACGAGATAATTCTGTAAAAGTTCCGGGATACCATCGATTTGATGCTGGCTTAAGTCAAAACTTAAAGATGAATAACACTAAAACGACTCTGAGCTTGTATGTAGAGAATCTTTTCGACAAGGGCTACTGGCGAGATGTAAGTGAATATCTTGGTGATGCATACCTTATCCCTGGAGCACCGCGCATTATTAGAGCAACCGCTAAATTTGACTTTTAA
- the pnuC gene encoding nicotinamide riboside transporter PnuC: MEIIAFTLSLICVALNAYGHILTWPLMIASSAAYAWVFQDAKLFGDAWLQGVFILLAIYAWKTWSKSTQTEGTSNSSSSSFKRMPRSWPLIASFCWSALFLIIHYLLVNHTSSDVPLIDAFLTAGSLLATYMSAQKWLENWLVWIFVNSLYIALYIYKDLHLTALLYGLFIVLAILGWVQWSKKIKLSKLTQ, encoded by the coding sequence ATGGAGATCATTGCTTTTACGCTGTCTCTGATTTGTGTGGCTCTCAATGCCTATGGTCACATCTTGACTTGGCCTCTGATGATTGCCAGTTCCGCTGCTTATGCCTGGGTGTTTCAAGATGCCAAATTATTTGGTGATGCTTGGTTACAAGGTGTTTTTATCCTTTTGGCGATTTATGCCTGGAAAACCTGGTCAAAAAGTACTCAAACTGAGGGAACGAGCAACAGTTCAAGCAGTTCATTCAAAAGAATGCCACGCAGTTGGCCTTTGATTGCTAGTTTTTGCTGGTCAGCTCTGTTTTTGATCATTCATTATCTGTTGGTGAACCACACCAGCTCAGATGTGCCACTCATCGATGCTTTTTTAACAGCCGGTAGTTTGTTGGCCACTTATATGAGTGCGCAAAAGTGGCTCGAGAATTGGTTGGTGTGGATTTTTGTGAACAGTCTTTATATTGCTTTGTACATTTATAAAGATTTGCATTTGACTGCCCTGCTGTATGGTCTCTTTATTGTTCTTGCAATCCTTGGTTGGGTACAGTGGTCTAAGAAAATCAAACTCAGCAAATTGACTCAGTGA
- a CDS encoding site-specific integrase: MTQARTLTDEEFDRVLAYAGTTNHGLRNQTILLLTHWAGMRIGEVAAVRYGDVMASDGAIRSEIRLSAQQTKGHKSRVVLLSERMQSAIAKYIAQYPCVDSKKPLFKTLRADGFTPNTLTHIVSGLYKQAGLDGATSHSGRRGFLTRLSEKGVSVRVMMQLAGHSQMSTTQRYIDTRPDMLRNAVELI, translated from the coding sequence ATGACACAAGCAAGAACACTCACCGATGAAGAGTTTGATCGCGTACTAGCCTATGCAGGTACTACCAATCACGGACTGCGTAACCAAACGATATTGCTGTTAACGCACTGGGCAGGGATGCGTATCGGGGAGGTCGCTGCAGTGCGTTATGGCGATGTTATGGCTAGTGATGGCGCGATTCGTAGTGAAATTAGACTCTCAGCACAGCAGACCAAAGGCCATAAAAGTAGGGTGGTCTTGCTATCGGAGCGGATGCAAAGCGCTATCGCCAAATATATTGCCCAATATCCTTGTGTTGATTCAAAAAAGCCCTTGTTTAAGACCTTGCGTGCCGATGGCTTTACACCGAATACGCTAACGCACATTGTGAGTGGCTTATATAAACAAGCTGGCTTAGACGGTGCTACCAGCCACAGTGGGCGCAGGGGCTTTTTAACTCGTTTAAGCGAGAAGGGCGTATCAGTCAGAGTAATGATGCAGCTGGCTGGCCATAGTCAAATGAGTACTACACAGCGCTATATCGACACTAGGCCAGACATGCTGCGCAATGCTGTGGAGTTAATTTAA
- a CDS encoding NUDIX domain-containing protein has translation MSLISATTKAALEELLETALRPAPADWLGIRFRGQMIGYIQPDYIATIKSYIEDTETPALALFGEHLLLENLPPFLLSQELQDLAEFLKKQGLAPGWRNESYAWLDEHGHERFRMERAVFRSLGLHSRACHINGHTANQEMFLGMRSADKATDPNMLDNLAAGGMSADETLQQCVIRELWEEAGAPTEIARMAEPVGHIHVGRVVEPKGLHDESLYTYDLLLPDDFEPKNMDGEVSGFIKVPYAQAADLILEGALTPDAAAVAADFLLRKS, from the coding sequence ATGTCATTAATTTCAGCAACCACCAAAGCAGCTTTAGAAGAGCTTTTAGAAACTGCCCTGCGCCCTGCGCCAGCAGATTGGTTAGGGATTCGTTTTCGGGGGCAGATGATTGGCTATATCCAGCCAGATTACATCGCAACGATCAAATCTTATATTGAAGATACAGAGACCCCAGCCCTAGCCCTTTTTGGGGAGCATTTGCTTCTTGAAAATCTCCCCCCATTTTTACTGAGTCAAGAATTACAGGACTTGGCTGAGTTTTTAAAGAAGCAAGGTTTGGCTCCGGGTTGGCGCAATGAGTCTTATGCCTGGTTAGACGAGCATGGCCATGAGCGCTTCAGAATGGAACGTGCAGTATTTCGATCATTAGGCCTTCACAGTCGTGCCTGCCATATCAATGGCCACACTGCTAATCAAGAGATGTTTTTGGGGATGCGCAGTGCTGATAAAGCCACCGACCCTAATATGCTTGATAACTTAGCGGCTGGCGGAATGAGTGCTGATGAAACTTTGCAGCAATGTGTGATCCGTGAGCTTTGGGAAGAAGCCGGTGCTCCAACCGAGATTGCTCGCATGGCTGAACCAGTGGGTCACATCCACGTGGGACGCGTGGTTGAGCCAAAAGGTCTTCATGACGAGAGTTTGTATACCTACGACCTCTTATTGCCTGATGACTTTGAGCCAAAGAACATGGACGGTGAAGTTTCAGGTTTTATCAAAGTTCCATATGCTCAGGCGGCTGATTTGATCTTAGAAGGCGCCTTAACGCCTGATGCGGCAGCGGTTGCTGCAGATTTTCTTTTAAGAAAATCCTAA
- a CDS encoding AAA family ATPase, which translates to MTNILRIAIVGAECSGKTSLAQSLANAFSKEYPSAYVPEYLRLFVDQENRTPRTDEQVGIAQEQQALERTVANDLIKQHSKPEFVLLFCDTTPLMTCIYSEVVFGGTNPELMKIAQAHDYDLTIFTQIDFPWQEDGLQRDGPVAQTKVHFRVKARLEELQIPYESAFGDPGLRLQKTQDSVRALLEKRKAQKSI; encoded by the coding sequence ATGACTAATATTTTAAGAATCGCGATCGTGGGCGCTGAGTGCAGCGGCAAAACAAGTCTGGCTCAAAGTTTGGCGAATGCTTTTTCCAAAGAATATCCCAGCGCCTATGTTCCAGAGTACTTAAGACTGTTTGTCGATCAAGAAAACCGAACCCCACGGACAGATGAGCAAGTAGGTATTGCACAAGAGCAGCAAGCATTAGAGCGCACGGTTGCCAATGACCTGATCAAGCAACACAGCAAGCCAGAGTTTGTTTTACTTTTTTGCGATACCACCCCTCTAATGACATGTATCTACAGTGAGGTGGTTTTTGGGGGTACAAATCCTGAGCTCATGAAGATAGCTCAAGCCCATGACTATGATTTGACGATTTTTACCCAAATAGACTTCCCATGGCAAGAAGACGGTCTGCAACGCGATGGCCCAGTGGCACAGACCAAGGTTCATTTCAGGGTCAAGGCCCGCTTAGAAGAGCTTCAGATACCCTATGAATCAGCCTTTGGAGATCCAGGGCTGAGGTTACAAAAGACCCAAGATAGTGTCAGGGCTTTATTAGAGAAGCGCAAAGCTCAAAAATCCATATAA
- a CDS encoding DUF6641 family protein, translating into MATFEKLKFVAATKPIHQPPIVQRRNKLIGKIWEQIELVKSQANGTQLEIKKYKTVKDATGNSQRIAVNKRIKPWWYQDIDGKLCISIRYGSKIVELKRGMPSIQVADFEGLLESLEIIKTEVGNGSFDQEIERASGALKANFKTK; encoded by the coding sequence ATGGCAACCTTTGAAAAACTCAAATTTGTAGCAGCAACGAAACCGATTCACCAGCCACCTATCGTTCAGCGTCGTAATAAGCTCATTGGCAAGATCTGGGAGCAGATCGAATTAGTCAAAAGCCAGGCCAATGGCACCCAGCTAGAAATCAAAAAATACAAGACCGTTAAAGACGCTACTGGTAATAGCCAACGTATCGCTGTGAATAAGCGCATTAAGCCTTGGTGGTATCAAGACATTGATGGCAAGTTATGCATCTCCATTCGCTATGGCAGCAAGATCGTGGAACTCAAGCGCGGCATGCCCAGTATTCAAGTGGCTGACTTTGAGGGCTTGTTAGAGAGCTTAGAAATCATCAAAACTGAGGTAGGCAATGGCAGCTTTGATCAAGAGATTGAGCGGGCTAGCGGCGCACTTAAGGCCAACTTTAAAACTAAATAA
- a CDS encoding phage integrase SAM-like domain-containing protein, whose product MPANQDSSVILRKKELRLFRRNRSGFWQVHYKIGSSKTWYRKTTGTDDLTEATQIAEDIYHEARVLDKRGLAVVSKKFKAVAEVVSQRLKGEVKAGTGKKSYADYYRAIDGYLIPYFGKFNVDRITPDVISSFHRWRTEKVGYELKASTQNNHNAALNCVFDYAVEKKYMTEAQRPSLKNTGEATTSRGIFSTDELIELQTFIKGWAHATKNVKSQQLRELLSLYITFIACTGVRPGTETKELKWKHIEFIQKPTMRVIHITLPQGKNGSRQLIARNELWPLLDKLRELQPEYANLTLEELVAKKEDKLLFRMRNGERPYDLVGTFADCLEAAGMSKSDKDGKSRSLYSLRHYYATQRILDGLDFGQLGKQMGTSIPMIEKHYSHLKPLMIAEQLAGDIPNDKTAQADEILRYMNPSPIRNDVISLVGATTGVYLPLVEANPKATKELKDELNKSLAKVS is encoded by the coding sequence GTGCCAGCCAATCAGGACTCTAGCGTCATACTGCGTAAAAAGGAATTGCGCCTTTTTCGTCGTAATCGTTCGGGCTTTTGGCAAGTACATTACAAAATCGGGTCTAGTAAAACTTGGTACCGTAAAACGACTGGAACTGACGATTTAACCGAGGCAACACAGATTGCCGAGGACATTTATCACGAAGCCAGAGTCCTGGATAAACGAGGTCTGGCTGTCGTTAGCAAGAAGTTCAAAGCCGTTGCTGAAGTCGTCAGCCAAAGGCTTAAAGGAGAAGTAAAGGCAGGTACTGGGAAAAAGAGTTATGCCGACTATTACCGCGCCATTGATGGCTACTTAATCCCCTACTTTGGTAAGTTCAACGTAGATCGAATAACACCCGATGTAATCTCAAGTTTCCATCGCTGGCGTACTGAAAAGGTCGGCTACGAGCTTAAGGCTTCGACTCAAAATAACCATAATGCCGCCCTCAATTGCGTATTTGATTACGCTGTTGAAAAGAAATACATGACTGAAGCGCAGCGCCCTAGTCTTAAAAATACAGGTGAAGCAACTACAAGCCGTGGGATCTTTAGTACCGATGAGCTAATTGAACTTCAGACATTTATTAAAGGCTGGGCTCATGCAACCAAGAATGTTAAAAGTCAGCAGCTTCGTGAGCTATTGAGTCTTTACATTACTTTTATTGCATGTACTGGAGTGCGTCCTGGTACAGAGACGAAAGAGCTTAAGTGGAAGCATATTGAATTTATTCAAAAGCCCACAATGCGAGTGATACACATTACATTGCCACAAGGTAAAAACGGCAGCAGACAGCTCATCGCTAGAAATGAACTTTGGCCACTTTTAGATAAGCTACGTGAATTACAACCAGAGTATGCAAACCTAACGCTAGAAGAATTGGTCGCTAAGAAGGAAGATAAACTTTTGTTCCGCATGCGAAATGGTGAAAGGCCCTACGACCTCGTTGGCACTTTTGCTGATTGCCTAGAAGCTGCCGGCATGAGTAAGAGTGATAAAGATGGCAAATCACGAAGTTTGTATAGCTTGCGACATTACTACGCAACACAGAGAATATTAGATGGACTTGATTTTGGGCAGCTAGGCAAGCAAATGGGTACGAGCATCCCGATGATTGAGAAGCACTATAGCCACCTAAAACCCTTAATGATTGCAGAGCAATTAGCCGGTGACATTCCTAACGATAAAACAGCGCAGGCTGATGAAATCCTGCGCTACATGAATCCAAGCCCAATTCGTAATGACGTGATTAGTCTGGTTGGTGCAACTACAGGCGTTTATTTACCCTTAGTCGAAGCTAATCCAAAAGCCACCAAAGAGCTCAAAGACGAGCTCAACAAATCCCTGGCGAAAGTAAGTTGA
- a CDS encoding GNAT family N-acetyltransferase → MIELSITNWAEAQSLVKPLRYEVFVIEQKVPEEMEWDEFDELAWHAIATADNQTVGTGRLIITGHIAKIGRMAVQSSRRNQGIGKSILKALIQTAKEKGVQECILHAQTHAIAFYAKEDFEPFGPIFDEAGIPHVEMRLIL, encoded by the coding sequence ATGATTGAATTATCGATAACAAATTGGGCTGAGGCGCAAAGTTTGGTTAAACCTTTGCGTTACGAAGTCTTTGTGATCGAGCAAAAAGTTCCTGAAGAGATGGAGTGGGATGAGTTTGATGAGCTTGCTTGGCATGCTATTGCCACTGCAGATAATCAAACGGTTGGAACAGGGCGATTAATCATTACTGGGCACATTGCCAAAATAGGACGCATGGCTGTTCAATCTTCAAGAAGAAACCAGGGCATAGGTAAAAGTATCTTGAAGGCATTAATCCAAACTGCAAAAGAAAAGGGCGTACAAGAATGTATCTTGCACGCCCAGACTCATGCGATTGCTTTCTATGCCAAAGAAGACTTTGAACCTTTTGGTCCCATCTTCGATGAGGCCGGCATCCCTCACGTAGAGATGCGGCTGATCCTCTAG